From a region of the Falco peregrinus isolate bFalPer1 chromosome 5, bFalPer1.pri, whole genome shotgun sequence genome:
- the CLEC3B gene encoding tetranectin isoform X2, which translates to MIEDLKDMIDNISQEVALLKEKQALQTVCLKGTKIHLKCFLAFSETKSYHEASENCISQGGTLSTPQSGEENDALYDYMRKSIGSEAEIWLGLNDMAAEGKWVDMTGGPIRYKNWETEITTQPDGGKLENCAALSGAAVGKWFDKRCKDQLPYVCQFMIV; encoded by the exons ATGATTGAAGACCTGAAGGACATGATTGACAACATCTCTCAGGAGGTTGCTCtactgaaggaaaagcaagcactCCAGACAG TCTgcctgaaaggcaccaaaattCACCTCAAATGCTTTCTCGCATTTTCGGAGACCAAGTCGTACCACGAGGCCAGCGAAAACTGCATTTCGCAGGGCGGCACGCTCAGCACCCCGCAGAGTGGGGAGGAGAACGATGCTCTCTACGACTACATGCGCAAGAGCATCGGCTCGGAGGCAGAGATCTGGCTGGGCCTCAATGACATGGCGGCGGAGGGCAAGTGGGTCGACATGACGGGTGGCCCCATCCGCTACAAGAACTGGGAGACTGAAATCACCACCCAGCCCGACGGAGGCAAGTTGGAAAACTGCGCAGCTTTGTCAGGGGCTGCCGTCGGCAAGTGGTTTGACAAGAGGTGCAAAGACCAGCTGCCCTACGTCTGCCAGTTCATGATTGTGTAG
- the CLEC3B gene encoding tetranectin isoform X1, producing the protein MALRGACLLLCILSLAQVSSQQTAKVRQKPGASKKDGVSLKMIEDLKDMIDNISQEVALLKEKQALQTVCLKGTKIHLKCFLAFSETKSYHEASENCISQGGTLSTPQSGEENDALYDYMRKSIGSEAEIWLGLNDMAAEGKWVDMTGGPIRYKNWETEITTQPDGGKLENCAALSGAAVGKWFDKRCKDQLPYVCQFMIV; encoded by the exons ATGGCGCTCCGGGGagcctgcctgctcctctgCATCCTCTCCCTCGCCCAGGTCTCCAGCCAGCAAACTGCCAAAGTCCGGCAAAAACCTGGGGCTTCCAAGAAAG ATGGTGTGAGCCTCAAAATGATTGAAGACCTGAAGGACATGATTGACAACATCTCTCAGGAGGTTGCTCtactgaaggaaaagcaagcactCCAGACAG TCTgcctgaaaggcaccaaaattCACCTCAAATGCTTTCTCGCATTTTCGGAGACCAAGTCGTACCACGAGGCCAGCGAAAACTGCATTTCGCAGGGCGGCACGCTCAGCACCCCGCAGAGTGGGGAGGAGAACGATGCTCTCTACGACTACATGCGCAAGAGCATCGGCTCGGAGGCAGAGATCTGGCTGGGCCTCAATGACATGGCGGCGGAGGGCAAGTGGGTCGACATGACGGGTGGCCCCATCCGCTACAAGAACTGGGAGACTGAAATCACCACCCAGCCCGACGGAGGCAAGTTGGAAAACTGCGCAGCTTTGTCAGGGGCTGCCGTCGGCAAGTGGTTTGACAAGAGGTGCAAAGACCAGCTGCCCTACGTCTGCCAGTTCATGATTGTGTAG